A single window of Jiangella alkaliphila DNA harbors:
- a CDS encoding HAAS signaling domain-containing protein: MEEPMLTATQHQRVDRYLAELAGALGALPESERDDVVAGVREHVEAALTGRSPVTDADVDEVLRALGDPLAIAAEATGDDGTGGGPGAAGVAGAAGVAGSEDGRRRDVPVLQRDWVPGAVVVALLLGPLVLPFFVSFGGILLLPFLLVTGWSLLWISPLWTVGEKFAGTFLLPATGVVFFTFSFMSGGGTEVCSGSGSSDGTYNEACRTEGAVITPIAAWAVLGAVAVVAVVTAVVLYRNGRRRAAELAQSFSTGA; this comes from the coding sequence ATGGAGGAGCCCATGCTGACCGCCACCCAGCACCAGCGCGTCGACCGCTACCTGGCCGAGCTGGCCGGCGCGCTCGGCGCCCTGCCGGAGAGCGAGCGGGACGACGTCGTCGCCGGGGTGCGCGAGCACGTCGAAGCCGCCCTGACCGGCCGGTCGCCCGTCACCGACGCGGACGTCGACGAGGTGCTGCGCGCGCTCGGCGACCCGCTGGCCATCGCGGCCGAGGCGACCGGCGACGACGGGACCGGCGGCGGCCCCGGTGCGGCCGGTGTGGCCGGCGCGGCCGGTGTGGCCGGCTCCGAGGACGGCCGCCGCCGCGACGTGCCCGTGCTGCAGCGCGACTGGGTGCCGGGCGCCGTGGTGGTGGCGCTGCTGCTCGGCCCGCTGGTGCTGCCGTTCTTCGTCTCGTTCGGCGGCATCCTGCTGCTGCCGTTCCTGCTGGTCACCGGGTGGTCGCTGCTCTGGATCTCGCCGCTGTGGACCGTGGGCGAGAAGTTCGCCGGCACGTTCCTGCTGCCGGCCACCGGCGTGGTGTTCTTCACGTTCTCGTTCATGTCCGGTGGCGGCACCGAGGTGTGCTCGGGGTCGGGGTCGTCGGACGGCACGTACAACGAGGCCTGCCGGACCGAGGGGGCGGTCATCACGCCGATCGCCGCGTGGGCCGTGCTCGGCGCCGTGGCCGTCGTGGCCGTCGTCACCGCCGTCGTCCTGTACCGGAACGGCCGGCGGCGGGCGGCGGAGCTGGCTCAGAGCTTCTCGACCGGCGCGTAG
- a CDS encoding YwaF family protein: MLGDTFTPYGPSHVAVLVVLAALAWWLVRRGRAARSTRTADRLSAGFAVVFLALTLPLQVYFNLPGRFDVGLSLPIQLCDLAWLAAIHALLTRRRWSAALTYYWGLTLSIQPILTPDLDAEFPDPAFVLYWSMHGLTVVTAIFLTWGLGLRPGWDSYRVAVAATAAWAVTVFAFNAAAGTNYGFLNAKPDSASLLDVFGPWPWYVVVETALVVAVWALLTWPWTRPPPAGRGGRDSRRAAPGDRR; the protein is encoded by the coding sequence ATGCTCGGCGACACCTTCACGCCGTACGGCCCCTCCCACGTGGCCGTACTGGTGGTCCTGGCCGCTCTGGCCTGGTGGCTGGTGCGGCGGGGACGCGCGGCCCGCAGCACCCGCACGGCGGACCGGCTCAGCGCCGGGTTCGCGGTCGTCTTCCTGGCGCTGACGCTGCCGCTGCAGGTGTACTTCAATCTGCCCGGCCGCTTCGACGTGGGCCTCTCGCTGCCGATACAGCTGTGCGACCTCGCCTGGCTGGCGGCGATCCACGCGCTCCTGACCCGCCGGCGCTGGTCGGCCGCGCTGACGTACTACTGGGGCCTCACCCTCAGCATCCAGCCGATCCTCACCCCCGACCTGGACGCGGAGTTCCCCGACCCGGCGTTCGTCCTCTACTGGTCGATGCACGGCCTGACCGTCGTTACGGCGATCTTCCTGACCTGGGGGCTGGGGCTGCGCCCCGGCTGGGACTCGTACCGGGTGGCGGTGGCCGCGACGGCCGCGTGGGCGGTGACGGTGTTCGCGTTCAACGCGGCGGCCGGCACGAACTACGGCTTCCTCAACGCCAAGCCGGACTCCGCGTCGCTGCTCGACGTGTTCGGCCCCTGGCCCTGGTACGTGGTGGTCGAGACGGCGCTCGTGGTGGCCGTGTGGGCCCTGCTCACCTGGCCGTGGACGCGGCCGCCACCTGCTGGTCGAGGAGGGCGCGATAGTCGTCGAGCTGCGCCCGGTGACCGGCGATGA
- a CDS encoding peptidase inhibitor family I36 protein encodes MTPIRRLAAAAAATILTSVLVTGVTPPASAAEHDGGCHGLELCLYYNSGQAGALHDFRYRVSDFAPYRFLGSGKGSGVTVKNNAASASNRDGYFTARVYFNSGYAGPADDVPPLAKRNLGDTYNDNASFNWCHQQPLVCG; translated from the coding sequence GTGACGCCGATCCGGCGCCTGGCCGCCGCCGCGGCCGCGACGATCCTGACGAGTGTGCTGGTCACAGGCGTGACACCGCCAGCCTCCGCCGCCGAACACGACGGCGGGTGCCACGGTCTCGAGCTGTGCCTCTACTACAACTCCGGCCAGGCCGGTGCCCTGCATGACTTCCGCTACCGGGTCAGCGACTTCGCGCCGTACCGCTTCCTCGGCTCCGGCAAGGGCTCCGGCGTCACCGTGAAGAACAACGCCGCGTCGGCGTCGAATCGCGACGGCTATTTCACCGCGCGCGTCTACTTCAATTCCGGTTACGCTGGCCCGGCTGACGACGTGCCGCCGCTGGCCAAGCGGAATCTCGGCGACACGTACAACGACAACGCATCGTTCAACTGGTGCCACCAGCAGCCCCTGGTGTGCGGCTGA
- a CDS encoding PadR family transcriptional regulator, with protein MVPGEGQIMTNLRRGALEYCILALVRDGERYGLDIARELTDGVLMAGEGTLYPLLSRLRKGGLVASSWQESDSGPPRRYYRLTSDGRAALDTFEQTWRPFRDAVDRVLADGRG; from the coding sequence ATGGTACCTGGCGAGGGTCAGATCATGACCAACCTCCGGCGCGGGGCGTTGGAGTACTGCATCCTCGCCCTGGTCCGCGACGGCGAACGGTACGGGCTGGACATCGCCCGCGAGCTGACCGACGGCGTGCTGATGGCCGGCGAGGGCACGCTGTACCCGCTGCTGTCGCGGCTGCGCAAGGGCGGGCTGGTGGCGTCGTCGTGGCAGGAGTCCGACTCCGGGCCGCCGCGGCGCTACTACCGGCTGACGTCCGACGGGCGGGCGGCGCTGGACACGTTCGAGCAGACCTGGCGGCCGTTCCGCGACGCCGTCGACCGCGTTCTCGCCGACGGGCGAGGGTGA
- a CDS encoding succinate dehydrogenase iron-sulfur subunit, whose amino-acid sequence MTAAVADAPVAGAVPSFQVTLRLRRFNPESDTEARWEEHTVTMHGTDRVLDALHKIKWEIDGSLTFRRSCAHGICGSDAMRINGRNRLACKTLLKDLPLDKPVTVEPIKGLAVLKDLVVDMDPFFEAYKSIMPFLVTTGNDPSRERRQSPEDRARYDDTTKCIMCAACTTSCPVYWSDGQYFGPQAIVGAHRFIFDSRDEGAEQRLEILNDRDGVWRCRTTFNCTDACPRGIEVTKAIQEVKRALLFRRV is encoded by the coding sequence ATGACTGCTGCTGTTGCCGACGCGCCGGTCGCCGGCGCCGTCCCGTCCTTCCAGGTCACGCTGCGGCTGCGCCGGTTCAACCCGGAGAGCGACACCGAGGCGCGCTGGGAGGAGCACACCGTCACCATGCACGGCACCGACCGGGTGCTCGATGCACTGCACAAGATCAAGTGGGAGATCGACGGCTCGCTGACGTTCCGGCGGTCGTGCGCGCACGGCATCTGCGGCTCCGACGCGATGCGCATCAACGGCCGCAACCGGCTGGCCTGCAAGACGCTGCTCAAGGACCTGCCGCTCGACAAGCCGGTCACCGTCGAGCCGATCAAGGGCCTCGCGGTGCTCAAGGACCTCGTGGTCGACATGGACCCGTTCTTCGAGGCCTACAAGTCGATCATGCCGTTCCTCGTCACCACCGGGAACGACCCGTCCCGCGAGCGCCGTCAGTCCCCCGAGGACCGCGCCCGCTACGACGACACCACGAAGTGCATCATGTGCGCCGCCTGCACGACCTCCTGCCCGGTGTACTGGTCCGACGGCCAGTACTTCGGCCCGCAGGCGATCGTCGGGGCCCACCGGTTCATCTTCGACTCGCGCGACGAGGGCGCCGAGCAGCGCCTCGAGATCCTCAACGACCGCGACGGCGTCTGGCGCTGCCGCACGACGTTCAACTGCACCGACGCCTGCCCGCGCGGCATCGAGGTGACGAAGGCCATCCAAGAGGTCAAGCGCGCCCTCCTCTTCCGCCGCGTCTGA
- a CDS encoding PDDEXK family nuclease gives MKGSPRGSALAGPTAAALDGLQGFSTSDIDVTQPCGTRDPRLPGVVVHYSRFLDEADVHPLKVPRRCRLSRSIVDAAAWAARDDRARAIVLAGLQQRLVTPEQLHDALSRRGLCLRHALIVETIDEAAGGIASVPEREFAVIVRAFHLPEPARQRVLPRPDGRRYLDADWADYRLSVEVDGRGHLDVVTWDSDLDRANDILIDGRTLLRSTSYAIRHRPESVGETLIRALIARGWDGHTDA, from the coding sequence GTGAAGGGCTCGCCACGTGGCTCGGCGCTCGCCGGGCCGACCGCCGCCGCGCTCGATGGGCTGCAGGGGTTCTCGACCAGCGACATCGACGTGACGCAGCCCTGCGGCACCCGCGATCCGCGGCTGCCCGGCGTCGTGGTGCACTACTCCAGGTTCCTCGACGAGGCCGATGTGCATCCGCTCAAGGTCCCGCGGCGATGCCGGCTGTCCAGGAGCATCGTCGACGCCGCGGCGTGGGCGGCTCGCGACGACCGGGCACGCGCGATCGTCCTCGCCGGATTACAGCAACGTCTGGTGACGCCGGAGCAACTGCACGACGCCCTGTCACGGCGTGGCCTGTGTCTGCGTCACGCCCTGATCGTGGAGACCATCGACGAAGCCGCCGGCGGTATCGCGTCCGTCCCGGAGCGCGAGTTCGCCGTCATCGTCCGCGCCTTCCACCTGCCCGAACCGGCCCGTCAGCGGGTCCTTCCGCGGCCTGACGGGCGCCGCTACCTCGACGCGGACTGGGCGGACTACCGGCTCTCGGTCGAGGTCGACGGTCGTGGTCACCTCGACGTCGTCACGTGGGACTCCGACCTGGACCGGGCGAACGACATCCTGATCGACGGCCGGACCCTGCTCCGATCCACGTCGTACGCCATCAGGCATCGGCCGGAGTCGGTCGGCGAGACGCTGATCCGTGCGCTGATCGCCCGAGGATGGGACGGACACACCGACGCCTGA
- the pcrA gene encoding DNA helicase PcrA: protein MSALFDDLTLTESATPSKPARRRSRDPEALLDGLNGPQRDAVIHQGSPLLIVAGAGSGKTRVLTRRIAYLLGERNAHPGSILAITFTNKAAGEMKARVADLVGKRSDIMWVSTFHSACVRILRREAKVFGYTSTFSIYDQADSHRLMAMVCRELDLDPRRYQPRQFSYAISNFKNDLIDYETAMARADTHHEKMVAEAYELYQRRLTEANAFDFDDLIMTTVHLLQAFPDVAENYRRRFRHVLVDEYQDTNHAQYVLVRELVGAGVISGEDEPAVPPAELCVVGDADQSIYAFRGATIRNILQFEEDYPDTRVILLEQNYRSTQTILSAANAVIARNSGRKPKRLWSDSGDGAKIVGYVADDEHAEAQFVADEIDRLTDEGEARTGDVAVFYRTNAQSRVLEEIFVRVGLPYRVVGGTRFYERREIRDSLAYLRFLANPEDSVSLRRILNVPKRGIGDRAEAMVEALAQRDRTTFFQALRRAADAPGIATRSVNAIEGFVQLTDELRALVENGIGPAAVLEATLDRTGYVAELSESDDPQDETRLDNLRELVAVAGEYEASEDSDGSLPGFLEQVSLVADADEIPEGDDHDGMVTLMTLHTAKGLEFPVVFLTGLEDGVFPHQRSLSGNTQELEEERRLAYVGITRARERLYLSRALLRSAWGSPAHNPASRFLAEIPDELIDWRRTEADQVKWNTPPPPRRQAVSGRATGAGNRPVISLSAGDRVTHDAFGLGTVVATNGQGEHAQATVDFGESGLKTLLLRYAPVEKL, encoded by the coding sequence ATGAGCGCCCTGTTCGACGACCTCACCCTGACCGAGTCGGCCACGCCGAGTAAGCCGGCCAGGCGGCGGTCGCGCGACCCCGAAGCGCTGCTCGACGGCCTGAACGGGCCGCAGCGTGACGCGGTGATCCACCAGGGGTCGCCGCTGCTCATCGTCGCCGGGGCGGGGTCGGGGAAGACCAGGGTGCTGACGCGGCGCATCGCGTACCTGCTGGGCGAGCGCAACGCGCACCCGGGCTCCATTCTCGCCATCACGTTCACCAACAAGGCCGCCGGCGAGATGAAGGCGCGCGTCGCCGACCTCGTCGGGAAGCGCTCCGACATCATGTGGGTGTCGACGTTCCACTCGGCGTGCGTGCGCATCCTGCGGCGCGAGGCGAAGGTCTTCGGCTACACGTCGACGTTCTCCATCTACGACCAGGCCGACTCCCACCGGCTGATGGCCATGGTGTGCCGCGAGCTCGACCTCGACCCACGCCGCTACCAGCCGCGGCAGTTCAGCTACGCCATCAGCAACTTCAAGAACGACCTCATCGACTACGAGACCGCCATGGCCCGGGCCGACACCCACCACGAGAAGATGGTGGCCGAGGCGTACGAGCTGTACCAGCGCCGGCTCACCGAGGCCAACGCGTTCGACTTCGACGACCTCATCATGACGACGGTGCACCTGCTGCAGGCGTTCCCCGACGTCGCGGAGAACTACCGGCGGCGGTTCCGGCACGTCCTGGTCGACGAGTACCAGGACACCAACCACGCCCAGTACGTGCTGGTGCGCGAGCTGGTCGGCGCCGGCGTCATCTCCGGCGAGGACGAGCCCGCGGTGCCGCCGGCCGAGCTGTGCGTGGTGGGCGACGCCGACCAGTCCATCTACGCGTTCCGCGGCGCCACCATCCGCAACATCCTGCAGTTCGAGGAGGACTACCCCGACACCCGGGTCATCCTGCTCGAGCAGAACTACCGCTCCACCCAGACCATCCTGTCCGCCGCCAACGCCGTCATCGCCCGCAACTCCGGCCGCAAGCCGAAGCGGCTGTGGAGCGACAGCGGCGACGGCGCCAAGATCGTCGGGTACGTGGCCGACGACGAGCACGCCGAGGCGCAGTTCGTCGCCGACGAGATCGACCGGCTCACCGACGAGGGCGAGGCGCGCACCGGCGACGTCGCGGTGTTCTACCGCACCAATGCGCAGTCCCGGGTGCTGGAAGAGATCTTCGTCCGGGTCGGCCTGCCGTACCGCGTCGTCGGCGGCACCAGGTTCTACGAACGGCGCGAGATCCGCGACTCGCTGGCGTACCTGCGGTTCCTCGCCAACCCCGAGGACTCCGTGTCGCTGCGGCGCATCCTCAACGTCCCCAAGCGGGGCATCGGCGACCGCGCCGAGGCCATGGTCGAGGCGCTGGCCCAGCGCGACCGCACCACCTTCTTCCAGGCGCTGCGCCGGGCCGCCGACGCACCCGGCATCGCCACCCGGTCGGTCAACGCCATCGAGGGGTTCGTCCAGCTGACCGACGAGCTGCGGGCGCTGGTCGAGAACGGCATCGGGCCGGCCGCCGTCCTCGAGGCGACGCTCGACCGCACCGGCTACGTCGCCGAGCTGTCCGAGTCCGACGACCCGCAGGACGAGACCCGCCTCGACAACCTCCGCGAACTGGTCGCCGTCGCCGGCGAGTACGAGGCGAGCGAAGACTCCGACGGCTCGCTGCCCGGGTTCCTCGAGCAGGTCAGCCTGGTCGCCGACGCCGACGAGATCCCCGAGGGCGACGACCACGACGGCATGGTCACGCTGATGACGCTGCACACCGCGAAGGGACTCGAGTTCCCGGTGGTGTTCCTCACCGGCCTCGAGGACGGCGTCTTCCCGCACCAGCGCTCGCTCAGCGGCAACACGCAGGAGCTCGAGGAAGAGCGCCGGCTCGCCTACGTCGGCATCACCCGGGCGCGCGAGCGGCTGTACCTGTCGCGGGCGTTGCTGCGCAGCGCGTGGGGGTCGCCGGCGCACAACCCGGCGTCGCGGTTCCTCGCCGAGATCCCCGACGAGCTGATCGACTGGCGCCGCACCGAGGCCGACCAGGTCAAGTGGAACACCCCGCCGCCACCGCGGCGCCAGGCCGTCAGCGGCCGCGCCACCGGCGCCGGCAACCGCCCGGTCATCTCGCTGTCCGCCGGCGACCGCGTCACCCACGACGCGTTCGGCCTGGGCACCGTCGTCGCGACCAACGGCCAGGGCGAGCACGCCCAGGCCACCGTCGACTTCGGCGAGTCCGGCCTGAAGACGCTGCTGCTGCGCTACGCGCCGGTCGAGAAGCTCTGA